The following proteins come from a genomic window of Neptunomonas concharum:
- the rng gene encoding ribonuclease G — MGEEILINFTPMETRVAVIENGMPQEIYVERSARRGIVGNIYQGKVVRVLPGMQAAFVEIGLERAAFIHVEDVLPQQSSSEEKNSTSISQVLREGQSLVVQVTKDPIGTKGARLTTHISIPSRYLVYMPANSHIGVSQRIEDAEERERLRNALQSCVEEKSDEIDQAGFILRTVAEGAAEAELQADVQFLQRLWKAIERKLTTAPVPSIVYEDLPLNMRALRDMAHSGIERIRIDSRETFQKAEEFAQALVPEIRDRLEYYPGERPIFDMYNVEDEMQKALGRKVDLKSGGYLIFDQTEAMTTVDVNTGAFVGHRNLEETIFKTNLEAATAIGRQLRLRNLGGIIIIDFIDMELQEHQRQVLRTLERVLERDHAKCKVTGVSELGLVEMTRKRTRESLEHILCEPCNQCQGRGSIKTPETVCYEIFREILRQHRAYDTETYLVLASSAVVEYLTDDASDHVAELEAFINKTIRFQVEAMYSPEQYDVVLR; from the coding sequence ATCGGTGAAGAGATACTCATCAACTTCACACCCATGGAAACGCGGGTGGCTGTAATAGAGAATGGAATGCCTCAGGAAATTTATGTCGAGCGATCTGCACGGCGAGGTATTGTTGGGAATATCTACCAAGGGAAAGTGGTCAGGGTATTGCCAGGTATGCAAGCGGCTTTTGTTGAAATAGGCTTGGAGCGTGCAGCCTTTATCCATGTTGAGGATGTTTTGCCACAGCAGTCGAGTAGCGAAGAGAAAAATAGTACATCTATCTCTCAAGTACTCAGAGAAGGGCAATCTTTAGTTGTTCAAGTGACTAAAGACCCTATCGGCACCAAGGGTGCTAGATTAACCACACATATCTCCATCCCATCTCGTTACTTGGTTTATATGCCAGCCAATAGCCATATTGGTGTATCACAGCGTATAGAGGATGCTGAGGAGCGTGAACGCTTACGTAATGCCTTACAAAGCTGTGTAGAAGAAAAATCAGACGAAATTGACCAAGCGGGTTTTATTCTACGAACGGTTGCTGAAGGTGCCGCAGAGGCGGAGCTTCAGGCAGATGTGCAGTTCTTACAGCGCTTATGGAAGGCGATTGAGCGCAAGCTAACAACGGCGCCCGTGCCCAGTATTGTGTATGAAGATCTACCGTTAAATATGCGTGCACTACGGGATATGGCGCATAGCGGTATAGAACGTATTCGTATCGACTCCAGAGAAACCTTCCAAAAAGCTGAGGAGTTTGCACAAGCTCTAGTTCCTGAAATTCGTGATCGGTTGGAGTATTACCCCGGAGAGCGTCCAATCTTCGATATGTACAATGTAGAAGATGAGATGCAAAAGGCGCTCGGGCGCAAAGTAGACCTCAAATCAGGTGGTTATTTGATCTTTGATCAAACAGAAGCGATGACCACTGTGGATGTTAACACGGGGGCATTTGTTGGCCACCGAAATCTTGAAGAGACCATCTTTAAAACCAACTTGGAAGCTGCAACGGCGATAGGTAGACAGCTTAGATTAAGAAACTTAGGTGGTATTATTATCATCGACTTCATTGATATGGAGTTGCAGGAGCATCAGCGGCAGGTGTTGCGTACGCTGGAAAGAGTTTTAGAACGGGATCATGCTAAGTGCAAGGTTACGGGGGTTTCAGAGCTGGGTCTGGTTGAAATGACTCGAAAGCGCACACGTGAAAGCTTGGAGCACATACTGTGCGAACCTTGTAATCAGTGTCAGGGGCGAGGTTCGATTAAAACGCCAGAAACCGTCTGTTATGAGATTTTTAGAGAGATTCTTCGTCAGCACCGTGCTTATGACACGGAAACGTATTTAGTCTTAGCATCCTCTGCCGTTGTTGAGTATTTGACAGATGATGCGTCTGATCATGTGGCTGAACTAGAAGCCTTTATTAATAAAACGATTCGTTTCCAAGTGGAAGCGATGTACAGTCCTGAGCAGTATGATGTAGTACTGCGCTGA
- a CDS encoding Maf family protein: protein MKSLILASASPRRKELLQQIGVRFTQVSVDIDESVLPNETPETYVLRLACEKSKVGHERFADSPSVGVLGSDTSVVINGAILGKPENEEEAVSMLMRLSGKTHDVITGVALTILGETKGLVVSTKVTFKTLNEAQCRRYWLTGEPQDKAGGYGIQGLGAVFVDKIEGSYSSVVGLPLAETAELLEENGIQYWT, encoded by the coding sequence ATGAAATCGTTGATACTCGCTTCTGCTTCTCCCCGCCGAAAAGAGCTTTTACAGCAAATAGGTGTTCGTTTTACGCAAGTGAGTGTCGATATCGACGAGAGCGTACTCCCCAATGAAACGCCTGAGACGTATGTGCTCCGTTTAGCTTGTGAAAAATCAAAGGTTGGTCATGAGCGTTTTGCTGATTCTCCGTCTGTGGGAGTGCTTGGCTCCGATACCAGTGTTGTTATTAATGGCGCGATTTTGGGAAAGCCCGAGAATGAAGAGGAAGCCGTATCGATGTTGATGCGGTTGTCGGGTAAAACACATGACGTTATAACTGGCGTTGCATTGACTATACTTGGAGAAACCAAAGGACTGGTTGTTTCAACAAAAGTGACGTTTAAAACCCTGAATGAGGCGCAGTGTCGTCGTTACTGGTTGACCGGTGAGCCTCAGGATAAAGCCGGAGGGTATGGTATCCAAGGATTGGGTGCTGTTTTTGTTGATAAGATAGAAGGGAGTTATTCATCGGTGGTGGGCTTACCCTTAGCCGAAACGGCTGAACTCCTAGAAGAAAATGGAATCCAATATTGGACATAA
- the mreD gene encoding rod shape-determining protein MreD, protein MADQHPGGVLIVVGTLIVGFVLSQMPLPDMLVWWRPEWVAMIVIYWVMALPHRFGIGSAWVSGLALDVIKGSLLGMNALSLTIVAFITLVLHKRLRMYPLWQQAMMVFVLVGINQLIFHWIQSFVGTTGDTLVFLLPALVSALLWPWVFVLLRGIRRTFRVN, encoded by the coding sequence ATGGCTGATCAGCACCCTGGTGGCGTTCTGATTGTTGTAGGAACCTTAATAGTGGGGTTTGTGTTAAGTCAGATGCCTCTGCCTGATATGCTGGTTTGGTGGCGCCCTGAATGGGTTGCCATGATCGTCATTTATTGGGTAATGGCCTTGCCGCACCGTTTTGGTATAGGCTCAGCTTGGGTGTCAGGCTTAGCGTTGGATGTGATTAAAGGTAGTCTGTTAGGTATGAATGCCTTGTCATTGACGATTGTTGCGTTCATTACACTGGTGCTTCATAAGCGTTTGCGTATGTACCCGCTATGGCAGCAAGCAATGATGGTTTTTGTGCTGGTGGGTATCAATCAGTTGATCTTCCACTGGATCCAGTCTTTTGTCGGTACCACTGGTGACACCCTTGTATTTTTGCTGCCAGCTTTAGTCAGCGCGTTGTTGTGGCCATGGGTGTTTGTTTTACTTCGGGGTATCCGTCGCACGTTTCGTGTTAACTAA